A window from Mytilus galloprovincialis chromosome 8, xbMytGall1.hap1.1, whole genome shotgun sequence encodes these proteins:
- the LOC143085368 gene encoding uncharacterized protein LOC143085368 yields MMPNRFQCQQCGASFSKVGMLINHRRQFGHKDTFPCTICQKTFGRRDNLDRHMLRHRDGSLFQCNTCGLLCSRVDSLQRHTEEKHTQTGGGSKRKAMNDENPVLKRHITRKDNPEQFYDLRVLSTQPIPKFNTTTTRYKVSFKELEVQDLPQILKTLRLLFGSIINNITEFMQSTDLIRLSVQCPELDFPITIPFMKVSQLSVETLLREIERVLQSYEQFVLDDSLEIEMTHVELPVGGTRNQGKYVDLERFMKTKQCILTIRNKDDLCCARALVTAKANLDKHEKWNSIRQGRKIQEHLATDLHTRAHVPLHTCGIEEIKKFQAVMSEYQIHVVLKEHFNGIIFQGPEAEKKIYLYFHDEHFDVITSMPAFLSRNYYCHTCKKGYQHKEEHRCNNICTSCHKIHEKKR; encoded by the coding sequence ATGATGCCTAATAGATTTCAGTGTCAACAATGTGGTGCATCATTTTCCAAAGTTGGGATGTTAATCAATCATCGTCGACAATTTGGACATAAGGATACTTTTCCATGTACAATTTGTCAGAAAACGTTCGGCCGAAGGGATAATCTGGATCGTCACATGCTGAGACATCGGGATGGGTCTTTATTCCAATGTAACACATGCGGTCTATTGTGTTCAAGAGTTGATAGTCTACAGCGTCACACAGAAGAAAAACACACCCAGACTGGAGGAGGATCAAAAAGAAAAGCCATGAATGATGAAAACCCAGTCTTAAAGCGACATATTACAAGGAAAGACAACCCGGAACAGTTTTATGACCTACGTGTATTGTCAACTCAGCCTATACCTAAATTCAACACCACAACGACTCGTTACAAAGTATCATTCAAAGAATTAGAAGTGCAGGATTTACCACAGATTTTGAAAACTTTACGACTTTTGTTTGGATCCATTATCAATAACATAACAGAGTTTATGCAATCAACAGATCTTATACGACTGTCAGTTCAATGTCCTGAGCTGGACTTTCCTATAACAATACCGTTTATGAAAGTATCTCAATTGTCCGTTGAAACATTACTACGTGAAATAGAGAGGGTATTGCAGTCGTATGAACAATTTGTTTTGGATGATTCACTTGAAATAGAGATGACACACGTTGAACTCCCTGTTGGTGGAACAAGAAATCAAGGAAAATACGTTGATCTTGAGCGATTTATGAAAACTAAGCAATGTATTCTTACCATAAGAAATAAAGATGATCTATGTTGTGCCAGGGCATTAGTTACCGCAAAAGCAAATCTGGACAAACATGAGAAATGGAACAGTATTCGTCAAGGTAGAAAAATTCAAGAACATCTAGCAACTGATTTACATACTCGTGCACATGTTCCTCTGCATACATGTGGAATTGAAGAAATCAAAAAGTTTCAAGCAGTGATGTCAGAATATCAAATACATGTTGTTTTAAAGGAACACTTCAATGGAATCATATTCCAAGGTCCAGAGGcagaaaaaaagatttatttgtattttcacgACGAACACTTTGATGTGATTACTAGTATGCCTGCTTTTTTATCCCGTAATTATTATTGCCACACATGCAAAAAGGGATACCAGCATAAAGAGGAACACCGTTGCAATAACATTTGCACATCATGCCATAAAATCCATGAGAAAAAAAGATGA